The genomic segment TCCCACTATAAAAAGAGAAATGTTATGTCCAAGGATCGTTAGAAAGGTCTAGATACACCGATGTAATTCACTTTAGAATTCATCATACCTAAATGTTCGAAGAACAGTCTCTCCAGTTGAAGCACTAGTAGTAGTGGCGGTACTTGTTTCACTCTCAGCACGAATTACAACCCGGGTAGTGGCAATTGCATCAATGCCTTCAGTTACTGCATTCATAGAGTACTCCAGAAGCGTTACCGGCTcctgaaaaaaatattaagagcTCCGGATTTATCCATCATCGTGATAACAATTCTAGTATAACTCAATTTCAAGACCAAGGCAAATCAGGAAACATCTAAGATTTACAATACTTGGCTATGGTGACTAGAATCACAGGTTTGGTGGCaataataaaccaaaaatattattgatgtgATGCAACGTGTCCAAACTTAGTAACCCAACAAGcaacaatgaatatatatacaattccaaaccttcacaatcaaatcaataGCCTTGTAAGCCGAATCCACGGGTCCTGTACCAACAGAACATGCAACATGCGTGCTACCATCACTGCTCAAAAGTTTGACAGTTGATGTCGAAAGACCAAGTGTTCCACAAGTCACCTGCACCAAATAGATATTAATTAGCTTATGTTTGTTCTATTGTTTCCATGCcattatatcaaattatatcaatttacCTGTATATCACCAAGTTTCCAGACAGGCTCTGCTTGAAAAACTTCATCTGATACCAGTGCTCTGAGGTCAGCATCAGTTACCCTCTGATACAAAATAAAAGCACGTTCATCACCATCCATCCATTAGATACAGAACCCATTATCATATCCCGAAACTTTGATTCCATACAGAAAAGAGACACTAATTGTATTTATCTCTGACCAAATTAATTTCTTGATATCAAACATTGCATACCAAAAGACAACTAGTCCTAACTCATTCACTCGGCCCACAATAGCCTGATCTAATGACTTACATAGCACCATCAGTAACataaaaagggaaagaaaatcaTTGGCTctaatttaccttttttttctcaGCCACTCCTTTAAAACGCCAAAATAAACTTTGAACTTGATCGTCATTAAGTTCATAACCAAGCTGAAAAAGCAGAGAATAATTCAAAACCCAGGGGGGAAATTTAACAGTTCAACCAAATATTTGTATACCTCTTCGAGTCGCTTTCTCAAAGCATGTCGTccactgcaaaaaaaaaaaggtaataaaATTGTTCGTTATGAAGAGAAGATAAAAGACCAGACAAATTGATTGCACAAGGTATCAAGAGAGAGCCTACAAtgcaacaaacaacaaataaagaGGCATGTCCTTTTGAAATACATCTGAAAAGATACAGTATACGAAATATTAACTATTAGGCTACATATAAGTTCCATTATTAGATGCTAAATACCCTAAATGTCAGACAAAACACCGAATAAAGCAAGTCTTTTGAAATGTTTAATAGATTAAAGTTGCCCTGGCTTTACAATAGCCTACAGTGACATCTAATACTATGAGCATCTTATAGTAAGTTTCTGAATTCATGCATTGGAAGTATATAACTAAGTCCTCCACAGCTGTCAAGTGCCAAAAACATAAAATCCCTGAAGGTCAACCAACAGGCATGGAACAGACATGACAAACAAGTATGATGCTTCTGAGTACAAAAAATAAACAGGCTTAGAATCATCATTGCTTCCAGAGTTTCATCATTCCCAAGTCCAACCACTATCATTCATCAACTCAAATATAACCAGCATGATTGCACGATGAGGACTTGGATAGGTCCAGAAAGCTAGAGCCATAATGTTTTCTCATGTTAAGATAAGAGAACTCAAAATTCTACATCATCAGCAAGGCAACTTCCAGACCAACGTTTTGTAAGCCATGTTGTATCTGACAAGGAACATGTTCCAAATGTATgaatataattatgatgataataACAAGACACTTCACAATGTATCTATAGGATTTCTGTGTCTCTACCTCATGCGTGGGCTGTTCACTCcatacaacaattttttttaagatggaGTGAGAAACATTCTCAAACCCCAATAAGTGGTAAATACTACAGGGTTTTATAAAGTTGAAGAACATGGtgtaatattttgaaatttagatcAACATCAAAGATGACCAGCATTCCCTTGAACATGGGATTCTCACAGTTCCAGGCATAAATAATTCAGTTCACATTTTGTTTGGCAGTCAATTCTCACATTAAGCCAACTCAAAAGACTGGTGATAAACAAAAGATGCAAAAATAGTAAAACCATGCTTAAGATCACTCTGTAGTAGCTGTATAGAAGGATAAACTAAACTATCACTACAACTTGTTTCGTCATGTCATGCTACAGTAAACATTGTAATtgaacatataaaaataatacttaggAACTGATAAATTCTACagaacttaaaaagaaaatagggaTTAGCAGGGTGGATAAGATCCAGTCAGATATGTGTtccagagaaaagaaaattacataCCTGAGCTTCCCCAGTACAATACCAGCTTCGTTGGTTCTTTCAAGCCCAATGTCCTCAGGGGATATAATTTCATATGTACCTTTGTGTTTTAGCATTCCATCCTACAACAATTTTCAAGAGAAAGGGCTACATCAAAGGACAGGTTTGATGAGGGCTTAAGGTCAAGTCACCAAAGAAATAACAGGTATGATTGCAAGTAAGGAAccagatttaaaaatattaaccacAAACAGAGAGAACACTAAAGTGGTTTTCTTCTGcattttgttttggtttgaatAACTAAAGTAATTATTCTCCTTTCATATGGCATCTATAGTAATTTTTTGGAACTCTGCCAAAAGTAAAATGCACTAGCACCAAAAACAGACAGAAGAAAGGTGCTGCATCcaggaaaacaaaaagaatgatGTTTGACTGTAACTTATTGTGAAGGAAAtggtcaaattaaatgttaattcCGGTGTAGTTAGAATCATACAATGCCCGACATGATGCTATTTTATGGACAACAGTGGGTCAAGTTACTTCACCCAGTTTTGAAAGAACCTAAAAAGAAACTTTTTCGTTCTAATGGTTAAGTAAAAAGTGGGAGAAAGTGGTGATTTCCCCCTTTGGACCGAATATGACTCCACATCTGCGTCAATCACCTATTTCACAAGCTGGTTGGCATTCTTTGTTTCTCGTTTTTGTGTTCAACACATTTCTCCACTAATCTATTTGATTCTGGCCATGGTTCTGCAGTATAAGTTTCCTCTATGGAAGTCTCTTCTCTTCCTCTAAGACATGTCATTTTATCAGTCAGCAATTTGGGTATACAAGTTGGAAAAAGAGATGCAGCAGTAGCTAGTTAAAAGCTCATTTCGTGCACAAGAACACAAACTATAAACTGTCATACAATGGTAAGTAACAAGGTCTACTCCTATTACATAGATATGCATGGATATATGTATTTAGGATAACCAACCTGATGTATGCCACTTTCATGGGCGAAGGCATTAGCTCCCACAAGAGCCTTGTGTGGCTGTAACTGTAAACCAGTGTACTCTTCGACCTATAGGAAAAGGTCATGATAAATGGAACAATCAATAAAGGTCTTTAAAGGGGAGAAGAAATAACAGAGAGATCATTTTCAGATATTAAACCATCTTGCTCGTCAGAAAGATGTGCTTGGTATTAATTCCAGTGTAGAGATTGCCAGTGATATGTGCTCCGCATCTCAGTGCCATCACAACCTTCAAAACAGTAATAAACAAGTTTTGTAGCTCATAAACATCAAATGATCATGCTCCAGTAATATATGTTACTTACATCAACTGGAAAACAATAATTGGACCCTCACCTCTTCTAAGGAGGCATTTCCAGCCCTTTCGCCAATCCCATTAATCGTCACTTCCAGTTGCCTTGCACCAGCACGTGCACCCTGAAAGCAAGCATCCAAGAGCACACAAACTCAGAATCCACTTTCGTTCCATGCATTGTTAAAGACTTAACAACTGCTATGAACATACCTCGATGGTATTTGCAGTAGAAAGTCCAAGATCATTCTGGCAGTGGGTGGAAATAACAACGTTTTCAATTCCAGGAGTATTAGCTTTA from the Vigna angularis cultivar LongXiaoDou No.4 chromosome 3, ASM1680809v1, whole genome shotgun sequence genome contains:
- the LOC108326177 gene encoding 2-isopropylmalate synthase 1, chloroplastic, with the protein product MATVIRNPLFIPSSSHHHNLNRNNSSVLLTLRFPHTSLRHSSLHFKSRFAVSCSQSEPSSRQRPPYIPNHIPDPSYVRIFDTTLRDGEQSPGASMTSKEKLDVARQLAKLGVDIIEAGFPAASKDDFEAVKMIAQEVGNAVDDDGYVPVICGLSRCNENDIRRAWDAVKHAKRPRVHTFIATSAIHMEYKLRMSKEKVIETARSMVKFARSLGCEDVEFSPEDAGRSDREFLYEILGEVIKAGATTLNIPDTVGINLPSEFGRLIADIKANTPGIENVVISTHCQNDLGLSTANTIEGARAGARQLEVTINGIGERAGNASLEEVVMALRCGAHITGNLYTGINTKHIFLTSKMVEEYTGLQLQPHKALVGANAFAHESGIHQDGMLKHKGTYEIISPEDIGLERTNEAGIVLGKLSGRHALRKRLEELGYELNDDQVQSLFWRFKGVAEKKKRVTDADLRALVSDEVFQAEPVWKLGDIQVTCGTLGLSTSTVKLLSSDGSTHVACSVGTGPVDSAYKAIDLIVKEPVTLLEYSMNAVTEGIDAIATTRVVIRAESETSTATTTSASTGETVLRTFSGSGAGMDVVVSSVKAYIAAINKMLGFKETYPSAEKIPISSLKI